Proteins encoded in a region of the Trypanosoma brucei gambiense DAL972 chromosome 4, complete sequence genome:
- a CDS encoding ATP-dependent DEAD/H RNA helicase, putative: MKGVGTWESAMEVAEEQQQQQKKRGGGFQSFGLEKPLLDGILRLGYNVPTPIQRRAIPPMMQGNDIVAMARTGSGKTAAFLIPMLHLLKAHSKIVGVRGLILSPTRELSMQILRFGIQISKFLDLRFVALVGGNSLEQQFEMLASNPDIVVATPGRILHIMEEASLQLSMVKSIVLDEADRLFELGLQPQIVAIMQKIPESCQRSLFSATMPSVLAEFTNAGLHNPVVLRLDAEMKLSDKLKQSAFFVRNDEKIAALIVLLKKVIGIEASDKKSESAEKQALVFVESKFHVDYLEAIMEAYHISCSAVHGQMDQEGRRNAVRAFAKRETSVMIVTDVAARGLDLPLLDNVVNFSFAPTPKLFVHRVGRVARAGRSGAAYSILTFEDFPHYVDLMAFLNRPLQCRKEPGDLLFTADDGCYGRMPEDALQLELDFIRRLVQNDVELKGMTKVVENAHKKFARTKKKATHDGIQTARQSEYQFDSTPLHPIFVERLEKKEIAADEARVGLKRFKAKESLLEIVHGEKMMEIKKPVTVQSLWREQRQRGEDKEGSEKVDTGSDKKQGKHESENCVSMVARKNGAVKGSSTMGRKLSLAESLLLKAQERKKREREAVNGEENDDVDGITVFPARAAYHSNSRAGAIGGMECNSDKYRDREFFMEDVKRNTIEDVHYSVKDATFDIGADTAQEAQQRRQVYAWSKKKNRYVRMNVNDAKALLRGVKNEAGKAVNFKTKLKTYSKWTKKSNLRIQDAGEEEDLGPLRQARDAQRQNERGVGDEDDGFDETEEVDISNPNQGKKLRIGRKLRRLPKDGHVRTFEEMALMKRKAAKEKARLERKKQKGKRKR; this comes from the coding sequence ATGAAAGGTGTAGGTACGTGGGAGTCTGCCATGGAGGTAGcggaagagcagcagcagcagcaaaaaaaacgtggTGGCGGCTTTCAGTCGTTCGGTCTTGAAAAACCTCTTCTCGATGGCATTTTGAGACTTGGCTACAACGTGCCAACACCCATTCAGCGCAGAGCCATACCGCCAATGATGCAGGGAAACGACATTGTTGCCATGGCCCGAACGGGATCGGGAAAAACGGCGGCCTTCCTCATTCCTATGCTTCATTTACTGAAGGCACACAGCAAAATTGTTGGAGTTCGCGGGCTCATCCTGTCTCCCACACGTGAGTTAAGCATGCAAATCCTCCGCTTCGGTATTCAGATTAGCAAGTTCTTGGATCTCCGATTCGTAGCACTTGTTGGGGGTAACTCCTTGGAACAACAGTTTGAGATGTTGGCATCCAACCCAGATATCGTAGTGGCAACACCCGGACGTATATTACACATTATGGAGGAAGCTTCACTGCAACTTTCCATGGTGAAATCCATAGTGTTAGACGAGGCTGATCGCTTGTTTGAGCTTGGTCTGCAACCACAAATTGTTGCCATTATGCAGAAGATTCCGGAGTCTTGCCAGCGGTCACTTTTCTCTGCAACAATGCCTAGTGTTCTCGCAGAGTTTACCAATGCCGGTCTCCACAACCCTGTGGTCCTCCGCCTAGATGCGGAAATGAAACTGAGTGATAAACTCAAACAGAGTGCCTTTTTTGTGCGAAATGACGAAAAAATTGCGGCACTCATTGTGCTGTTGAAGAAAGTGATTGGCATTGAAGCCAGTGACAAAAAGAGCGAAAGTGCGGAGAAGCAGGCCCTTGTATTCGTGGAGTCTAAATTCCATGTAGACTACCTGGAGGCAATCATGGAGGCTTACCATATCTCTTGCAGCGCCGTACACGGACAGATGGATCAGGAGGGGCGCCGCAATGCCGTTCGTGCCTTTGCCAAGCGGGAGACGAGTGTTATGATCGTGACAGATGTCGCCGCCCGCGGTTTAGACCTCCCTCTGCTGGACAACGTAGTTAACTTCTCTTTCGCACCAACACCCAAGTTGTTTGTGCATCGAGTTGGTCGCGTAGCGCGCGCCGGTCGCTCCGGGGCGGCGTACTCTATCCTAACCTTTGAGGACTTCCCCCACTACGTAGACCTCATGGCATTTCTTAACCGACCATTGCAATGCCGGAAAGAACCTGGGGACCTTCTCTTTACTGCTGATGACGGCTGCTACGGTCGTATGCCGGAGGACGCGCTGCAGCTTGAGCTGGATTTCATTCGACGGCTCGTGCAGAACGATGTGGAACTTAAGGGCATGACAAAGGTAGTAGAAAACGCTCATAAGAAGTTTGCCcgcacaaagaagaaggctACACACGATGGCATTCAAACGGCGCGGCAGAGTGAATATCAGTTTGATAGTACGCCACTTCATCCAATATTTGTGGAACggttggaaaaaaaggaaatcgCCGCTGACGAGGCGCGTGTTGGGCTGAAACGTTTCAAGGCGAAGGAGTCTCTGTTGGAGATCGTCCATGGAGAGAAAATGATGGAAATCAAGAAACCAGTTACCGTTCAATCTCTCTGGAGGGAGCAACGACAGAGGGGTGAGGATAAAGAGGGGAGTGAAAAAGTTGACACTGGAAGCGATAAAAAGCAGGGAAAGCACGAATCTGAAAACTGTGTTTCAATGGTGGCTCGCAAGAATGGGGCGGTGAAGGGCAGCTCGACTATGGGAAGAAAGCTTTCACTCGCCGAATCGCTTCTCTTGAAAGCACAGGAGCGGAAGAAGCGTGAAAGAGAGGCAGTCAACGGTGAGGAGAACGATGATGTCGATGGCATCACGGTTTTTCCAGCGCGTGCCGCGTACCATAGCAACTCGAGAGCTGGTGCAATCGGCGGTATGGAGTGCAACAGTGACAAGTACCGCGACCGCGAGTTCTTTATGGAAGACGTCAAGCGCAACACCATTGAAGATGTCCACTACTCGGTAAAGGATGCAACGTTTGACATTGGAGCTGACACAGCACAGGAGGCACAACAGCGACGGCAAGTTTACGCTTGgagcaagaagaagaaccGATACGTTCGCATGAATGTCAACGATGCCAAAGCGCTTCTTCGCGGAGTGAAGAATGAGGCTGGTAAGGCGGTAAACTTCAAGACAAAGCTGAAGACGTACTCTAAGTGGACCAAAAAGAGCAACCTTCGCATTCAGGACGCtggtgaggaggaagatCTCGGGCCACTGCGCCAAGCACGCGATGCGCAGCGGCAAAATGAACGGGGAGTAGGAGATGAGGATGATGGATTCGATGAGACGGAGGAAGTGGACATCAGTAACCCTAatcaaggaaagaaactgcGGATTGGACGGAAGCTGCGCCGGCTTCCAAAGGATGGTCATGTGCGTACTTTCGAGGAAATGGCTCTCATGAAGAGAAAGGCGGCAAAGGAGAAGGCACGGTTGGAGCGCAAAAAGCAGAAAGGTAAACGAAAAAGGTGA